The sequence GTGGTGGGCCTGGCCGGCGAGCAGCTCGACGTCCGGGTGAGGCCCTGGCGTTTGCACGTATTCGCACCGGTCCACGACATTCCCGGGCACCGCGGCGCGGGCACGGTGGCGGTGCTGCAAGTGGCGCATGCGCTGGCAGACGGCGGGCGGGCTTCAGCGTTGGCCGCCTGGCTGTTCGGCCGTGCCGCACCGGTGGCCCCGGTGCACACGCCGGCCCGCGGCTTCCTGCCGTGGCGCGCCGTTGTCGCGGCGCGCACCCACCGCAGCCGGGTCGACGACACTGCGGCGGGACTGCTGCCGCCCCCGGTCGGCGACCGCCCGCCGTTGGCCACCAACAACCGGCCGGCCGACGGCCGAGCAGTGCGCACCCTGGTGCGGCAGCGCAGCGAACTGAGCGGACCGAGCGTGACCGTGGCGGTGCTGTCGGCGGTGTCGGCGGCGCTGTCGGAGTATCTCGACGAACCCTGCGATGAACTGGGCGCCGAAGTGCCAATGGCCAAAGCCGGTGAGCGCCAAGCCCACAACCACTTCGGCAATATTCCGGTCGGGCTGTACCCGCTGCTGAGCCACGATGCCCGCTGCGAACGGATCGCCGCCGATATCGCAGGGGGCCGGCTTCGTGGTCGCCACCCTGCGTCGGTCGCGGCCGATCGGGCCTTCGCCGCGACACCCGCGGCGCTGCTGCGCTGGGGCGTCGACAATTTCGACCCCGACGCCCGGCCGGAGCGAGTCACCGGCAACACCGTGGTCTCCAGCGTGCACCGCGGCGCCGCGGACCTGCATTTCGGTGCGGCGCCGGTGCTGCTGACCGCGGGGTTCCCGGCGCTGTCCCCGGCGATGGGGCTGACCCATGGGGTGCACGGCATCGGCGACACCGTGGTGATTAGCGTGCATGCCGCCGAGTCAGCGATCGGCGATATCGAGGTATATCTGCGACTGCTGGACGCCGCGTTGTAGTTTGAGCAGATGGTCACTGCTGCTGATGTCGCATTGCTGCTCCTGCGTCTGGTTCTGGGTCTGACCATGGCGGCGCACGGGTTCAACAAGTTCTTCGGCGGAGGCCGAATCCCGGGCACGGCGGGGTGGTTCGAAAGCATCGGGATGAAGTACGGCAAGTTCCAGGCGGTGACGGCGGCAACCGCGGAGATCGCCGCCGGGCTGGGGCTGGCGGTGGGGCTGCTGACCCCGATCGCCGCCGCCGGATTCGTGGCCCTGATGGCGGTGGCGGTGTGGACCGTGCACCGCTCGAACGGCTTCTTCGTGCTGACCAACGGCTGGGAGTACAACCTGGTGCTGGCCACCGGCGCCGTCGTGGTGGCGATGCTCGGGCCGGGCTACCTCAGTGCGGACCACCAGATCTTCTGCCATTGCTGGAAGAACGGCTGGCCGGGCCTGTGGATCTCGCTCGGCCTCGGGCTGGCAGGCGCCATCGGCCAGCTGGCACTGTTCTACCGTCCGGGCGGAACCGACACGACCGGCGAGTAGGGCAGCCCGCTGCCGGCGTTCTCGTCGACGACGACCCGCCGGCCCAGATAGGGGAACGCGCGCTGCGGGCATGCCTCGCGCTCGCAGATCTTGCAACCCGCTCCGATCGGTACCACGGTGGCGTCGTCATTCAGGGCGACACCGGTCGAGTACACCAGCTTGTCGGCGTGCGCCAGGTCGCATCCCAAACCGACGGCGAAAGTCTTGTGCTGCCCCAGATAGCCGCGCCCCTCGGGCGGTGTCGTGGTGGCGATCCAGAAGTACTTGCGGCCGTCGGGCATCTGCGCCACCTGGGTGACGATCCGCCCCGGTTGGCTGAACGCGTCGTGCACCACCCACAGCGGACAGCTGCCGCCGACCCGGCTGAAGTGAAACGCAGTGGCGGACTGGCGCTTCGAGATGTTCCCCGCTTTGTCGGTGCGCACGAAGATGAATGGCACCCCGCGTCGTCCCGGCTGTTGCAGGGTTGAGAGCCGATGGCACACGGTCTCGAAACCGACCTCGAAGCGGCGTCCCAACAAGTCGATGTCGTAGCGCAGGTCGGTTGCGGAACGCTGAAACTGCCGATACGGCAACAGGAACGCACCGGCGAAGTAGTTGGCCAACCCGATCTTGGCGACATCGCGGGACTCCGGGCTCAACGACTGGTCCTGCGCCACGATGTCCGACATCAACTCCTGTTGGGTCAGTAGTGCCAGTTGGGTGGCGATTTGGAAGGCTCGCTGGCCCGCCAGCAACCAATGCGCGATGCGCAGCACCCGGGTCGCTGGGTCGAAGACCCGTTTGGTTCCGGTGGGTAGGTCGTCGACGATCGCGACGGTGATGTCGAATCGTTCGGCCATCAGCGTCGACAGCTGAATGTCCAAGCCGCCGAAGCGCATCCCGGTCTCAACGAACAGTCGCTCGGCAGCGTTGTCGAGCTCACCGATGTAGTTGTTGCGGTCGTAGAAGAAGTCACGGACCTCCTCGAACGGCATGGGCCGGGCCACCGCCTGCGCCGAGTCACCGGAGATCTGTGACCGGTAGGACTCCAATTCCTCGGTGGCACCGCGCAGCTGGCGATGCATGGTCAGCAGACTGTTGCCGATATCGGGCATGCGCGCGACGAGTTCCTCGATCTGACTGTCGCTGGCGGCGTGTTCACCGGCGGTCGCAGTGAACATGTCGCGCAGATCGGCCACCATTCGGGCGTCGGCGTCCCCGGAGAAGTACTGCGCGGGCAGGCTGAACCGGTCGGTCAGTGCCAGCAACACCGGGACAGTGATCGGCCGCTGGTCGTTCTCGAGCTGGTTGACATAGCTGGTCGAGAGGTTCAGCGCGCGTGCCAGTGCCACCTGGGTCAGGCCGCGTTCCTCACGTAGGCGTCGCAGCCGCGCCCCAGCGAAGGTCCGGGTGGTGGTGGGTGCCATGTCGTGCAGCGTAACCCGCCAATACGTTCGCAAGGTTTGCAATTCCGGTCAACATAGGACGCATTAATACGCATTTCCCGTGCATATCAGGGTTGAACTGTGATGCGTAGGGTGTGGAATATGCAGCTACATGACGTGAAGACCCGCCGCAGTGCCGATGACTTCCCCCGCTCCGAGCACCTCGCCTGGAAGATCGCGCAAGTGGCCGCCGACCCGGTGGCGG is a genomic window of Mycolicibacter heraklionensis containing:
- a CDS encoding short-chain fatty acyl-CoA regulator family protein, with the translated sequence MAPTTTRTFAGARLRRLREERGLTQVALARALNLSTSYVNQLENDQRPITVPVLLALTDRFSLPAQYFSGDADARMVADLRDMFTATAGEHAASDSQIEELVARMPDIGNSLLTMHRQLRGATEELESYRSQISGDSAQAVARPMPFEEVRDFFYDRNNYIGELDNAAERLFVETGMRFGGLDIQLSTLMAERFDITVAIVDDLPTGTKRVFDPATRVLRIAHWLLAGQRAFQIATQLALLTQQELMSDIVAQDQSLSPESRDVAKIGLANYFAGAFLLPYRQFQRSATDLRYDIDLLGRRFEVGFETVCHRLSTLQQPGRRGVPFIFVRTDKAGNISKRQSATAFHFSRVGGSCPLWVVHDAFSQPGRIVTQVAQMPDGRKYFWIATTTPPEGRGYLGQHKTFAVGLGCDLAHADKLVYSTGVALNDDATVVPIGAGCKICEREACPQRAFPYLGRRVVVDENAGSGLPYSPVVSVPPGR
- a CDS encoding DUF1298 domain-containing protein, with product MRAPARGRLMTAIDAQFYWMSAKIPSDQFLLYAFAGVSADLDDAIAEVLDRARAIPDLSIRVADAGVLRYPRWVPITEPSEDVAASRRRAPGDGWAGCLDAVVGLAGEQLDVRVRPWRLHVFAPVHDIPGHRGAGTVAVLQVAHALADGGRASALAAWLFGRAAPVAPVHTPARGFLPWRAVVAARTHRSRVDDTAAGLLPPPVGDRPPLATNNRPADGRAVRTLVRQRSELSGPSVTVAVLSAVSAALSEYLDEPCDELGAEVPMAKAGERQAHNHFGNIPVGLYPLLSHDARCERIAADIAGGRLRGRHPASVAADRAFAATPAALLRWGVDNFDPDARPERVTGNTVVSSVHRGAADLHFGAAPVLLTAGFPALSPAMGLTHGVHGIGDTVVISVHAAESAIGDIEVYLRLLDAAL
- a CDS encoding DoxX family protein, with amino-acid sequence MVTAADVALLLLRLVLGLTMAAHGFNKFFGGGRIPGTAGWFESIGMKYGKFQAVTAATAEIAAGLGLAVGLLTPIAAAGFVALMAVAVWTVHRSNGFFVLTNGWEYNLVLATGAVVVAMLGPGYLSADHQIFCHCWKNGWPGLWISLGLGLAGAIGQLALFYRPGGTDTTGE